DNA sequence from the Agrobacterium tumefaciens genome:
GCGCCGGTGCCGAGATAGGAAAAGGGAATATTGTGATCGGCATAACCCAGCCGGATGGTGCCGGTTCTGACAATGGTTTCGAGCGTCGGCGGCTGGCTGTCTTCACTTGCCGCGTGGGTGGATAAAAGACTTAAAATTCCGAATGCAAGCCCCAATGTCGATCTCTGCATCGCGCATCTCCAGCTAAAATGATCTGCCAAAACATGTCTTCATAAAATGCAGGTGGGAGGGAGCGCCCTCAGTCACGATATTCAATCGGATGTTCGTAGGCCTGTTTCAAAGTAGCCGCCATCGGCAGATTCAGGTTCATACTGTTGGGCGGAATGGGCTTGGTGAACCATTTTTCATAGAGGTCGTGAATGGCGGGACCGGCGAAAATCTGCTTGAGGCTCTCGTTGACGGCGGCCTTGAAGGCCGGATCGTCGCGCCGGAAAACCAGCCCATAGGGTTCTGGTGCGCTCAGCGTTTCCTCTGATAATGCATAGAGGTTCGGGTTTTCTGACGTCGCAGCCAGGGCTGCAAGCAGGATGCCATCCATGACGAAAGCGGAGGCCTTGCCGGCAACGACGAGTTCGAAGGCCTCCTCGTTGGTTTTCGTCGGCATGACCGAGATATTGAGGTTCTTTTCCCGGTTTATGGCATTCAGCTGTTCGATATTGACGGTGCCGGAAGCGGAGGTGACGGAACGGCCAGCCAGATCGGCAAGGCTTTTCAGATTGTCCTGCCTGCGCGATAGAAACTGCGTTGCGGTCATGAAATTCGGATAGGAGAAATCGACGATTTTCCGGCGCTCACTGTTATTGGTCGTGGCGGCGCATTCGATGTCGATCTGGCCGCTGCGGACGAGAATGAAGCGGGTGGCGGGCGTGGCTTTGACATATTCGAGGTCAAGCCTGTCGAGCTTCAGCTTCTTTCGGATATCCTCACTGATCGTCCGACAGAGATCGGTCGAAAAACCCGTCACTTCCCCATTCGGCAGCTGGTAGGAAAAAGGCGGCTCGGCTTCGCGATAACCGATGCGGATTTTTGCGGTCCTGGCAATCTGCTGCAGCGTGTCGCCTTCGCTGGCGGCCTGCAGCGGGGTGATGGGGGCAAAGCATGTGACGAAAAGGCAAAATACCGCAAGACGCATGTTATTTCCTTTTGGCCGGCGGCCGGTTTCTTAAATCGCTTTTTGTGGCGGGTTATAGGTTT
Encoded proteins:
- a CDS encoding amino acid ABC transporter substrate-binding protein, translated to MRLAVFCLFVTCFAPITPLQAASEGDTLQQIARTAKIRIGYREAEPPFSYQLPNGEVTGFSTDLCRTISEDIRKKLKLDRLDLEYVKATPATRFILVRSGQIDIECAATTNNSERRKIVDFSYPNFMTATQFLSRRQDNLKSLADLAGRSVTSASGTVNIEQLNAINREKNLNISVMPTKTNEEAFELVVAGKASAFVMDGILLAALAATSENPNLYALSEETLSAPEPYGLVFRRDDPAFKAAVNESLKQIFAGPAIHDLYEKWFTKPIPPNSMNLNLPMAATLKQAYEHPIEYRD